Within the Prochlorococcus sp. MIT 1300 genome, the region TGCTTCCATTCTATTTCGTCCTGAAGAAGGTAACCAATTAATTGATTCAATTGCATCCAATGCTTCTTTTCTAAATCCCTCTACAGAAGCAAACCACTGCTCTGTAGCACGAAATATGGTAGGTTTTTTTGTTCTCCAATCATATGGGTATCTGTGGACATAGGGCAACTCCTTTAAAAGTGCTCCCTTATCAATAAGAGCAGAAATAATTGCTTGGTTTGCATCCTTAAGAACATTTAAACCCTGAAAAGGACCTGCTTGTTCGGTTAAAAATCCTGCATCATCAACGGGACAAAGAATTGATAAGTTGTTTTTGCGCGCTGTATTAAAATCATCCACCCCATGACCTGGTGCAGTGTGTACAAGGCCTGTACCAGCGTCAGTTGTTATGTAATCACCTCCTGCAACCACTGGGCTATTACGATCCATCAAAGGATGTCTATACATAAGACCAACCAAAAGACTCCCTTTAACTAGCCCCCTAACATTCAAATCTTGATCAAGGTTATTACTAAATTCTTTCAAAAGCTCTTCAGCAACAATCAGGATGCAACCTTTGGGGTCTTCAACGAACAAATAGTTTAAATTCTTGTTAACAGAAACAGCTAAATTCGCAGGTAAAGTCCAGGGTGTTGTAGTCCAAATTGCAATCTTTAAGGCCCGGCCTAATGACTCTGATTCTTGGGGTAATTTAATAGACTGTTCGTCCAAAGATATTCTTAACTTCTGAGGCAATTTAATTGCTGGAAAGGCTACATAAACACTCGGACTTTTATGCTTTTCAGAATATTCTAATTCTGCTTCTGCTAAAGCCGTTCTAGAGCTTGGGCTCCAATGTACTGGTTTAAGTCCCCGATAAATATGTCCTTTCAATACCATTGATCCGAATACTTTAATCTGAGCAGCTTCATATTGCTTATTTAGAGTTAAATAAGGCTTGTCCCAATGCCCCCAAATACCCCACCTTAAGAAGCCTTTACGCTGAGAGTCAACTTGCTTTTGTGCATAGGCTGCAGCCTTTTTACGCAATTTAATTGCTGATAATTGCTTGCGATTATCTGGATCAATTGATTGTAAAACCTTTAGCTCAATAGGCAAACCATGGCAATCCCAACCAGGAGTAAAGGAAACTTTTCGGCCTAAAAGTATTTGATACTTATTAATTATGTCTTTGAGCACCTTGTTCAATGCATGACCCATATGCAAAGGACCATTTGCATATGGAGGTCCATCATGAAGAGTGAAGCTAGGTCCAGTATTCAACAACCCGATTTTCAAGTTTATGCCTTTCTCTTCCCAAAACCTCTGCAATTCAGGTTCTCTTTGAGCTGAATTGGCACGCATACCAAAACTAGTCCTCAAAAGATTGAGGGTCTCCTTGTATTTCGGGCCTTTTTGCCCGTTCTGTTGCTTCTCCTGACTCACGGGTGGATTCAAGAAACAGGGTTAAAAATCTTCAGAAGAAGGCTTCTGCTCATAGCGGGTTTCCTTGGTTTCTTGGTCAACTGGTGCACTCGCTGACATTACCTCCTTTAGTGCACCCCTTGAATCCTCTTGAGTGGACTGCTCTTTCTGAACATCTGGACGAACCCATTTCTTCCCTATTGAACTTGGCTTGGGTTTACTTCTAAATAATTTTAAAAATTCACCCGCAATTTCTCCAAGATTCAAAAAGGCCTTTTTCAGCTGATCAAAACTTGTCGTCCATCTTTCGATGGAGCCAATCCGGACTTTCTCCTGGCTACTTAAAGCCGCCCAGCGACTCTGAACAACTTCTAGTCCCAATCTGCTTATTAGAAATGTCCCACACAGGACTGCAAGCATCGGTGATCCCAATAAACGATCATGACTAGTGATCAAAACCAATCCAAGCAATAAAAAAACAGCCCCTACTAATGCATCCCGTGGTCGGCTTAGCTCTGTCAAAAACAAAGGAAGCAACAAAACCAACAGGCCTAATAAGACTGCAAGGTCTCCGGCAATAGTTGCCAACATTGCACAAACAAGCGTTACTTCATTCTGATGGGTGAGATCAATAGGGCCACTGTCACCAGGAAGATGAAAGGAAAAACCATCTATAAGGTTTATCTCGAGTTAATTGAAATCCATCACCCTTTCCAAGAAAGCAAAAACCCTCTGGGAATGGCTTATTGACTCATCTGATGCAAATCTAATGTCCAAACCAGCCTCAAACAGAAGATTTTTCAAGATCGAGAAGTTACTTGGATGTATAAACTGGATTCCAAGCCTCCCTTGTCCTTACAAGGGAGAACATTTGGCCCACCTGGCGGAATTGGTAGACGCGCTGGTTTTAGGTACCAGTGACTTCGGTCGTGGGAGTTCAAGTCTCCCGGTGGGCATTATGAAAAAAACAATAGATACACTGGATATACCTATTGGCCTTGTTCGTAGGGGGTCAAGCCCCCGCTGGGTATCCGTTGTGAGAGCTCAAGTAACTTGCGAAGGTTCTGATGAACTATGACTCAAGAATTAGCTAGCACTCAAATTAAAAAGGCTCATAACACTTCAAAATCTTTTGCTGATTGGCAAAAGATTTTGAAGCAGTACAAGGATCCGCCTAATGCATGGAACCCTACTGTTGGCCTGTTCTTCGGAGGATATTGCCTTGCAGCTCTAACCATATGGGAGTGGTATCAAGGCAACTGGCCATTACCAGTTTTAGTAGGCCTTGCCTTTTTGTCTTTACATATGGAAGGGACGGTAATTCATGATGCATGCCATAACGCAGCGCATCCCAATCGTTGGATCAATCAAGCAATGGGACATGGCTCAGCAATATTGCTTGGATTCAGCTTTCCTGTTTTTACAAGAGTCCACCTGCAGCATCATTCACACGTGAATGATGCTAAAAATGATCCAGATCATATTGTCAGCACATTTGGTCCAGTTTGGCTAATAGCTCCAAGATTCTTTTATCACGAATATTTTTTCTTCGAAAGAAAACTTTGGCACAAATATGAACTTCTTCAATGGGGATTAGAACGTGGCCTTTTTATTTCGATTGTTGTTGCAGGGATAAAATATGATTTTATGAACGTTATATATAACCTTTGGTTTGGTCCTGCACTAATGGTAGGAGTAACCTTAGGAATATTTTTTGATTACTTACCTCATAGGCCATTTATATCAAGAAATAAATGGAAAAATGCAAGAGTCTATCCAAGTAGAGTTATGAACTTACTAATAATGGGGCAGAACTACCACCTTGTTCATCATTTATGGCCGTCAATTCCCTGGTTCGAATACAAGCCTGCATACGAAGCAACAAAACCTCTTTTAGACGCCAAAGGATCACCTCAAAGAATGGGGATTTTTGAAACAAAGTCAGATGGCTTCAACTTTCTCTATGATGTACTACTAGGAGTTAGAAGTCACAAAAAACGACGCAGCAAAATGCGTCCTATAGCAAAACTACTCCCTACCTCAAGGCTAAGAAGAAGTTGGATATCACTGCTTCATAAAACAGCAGTTATTCCATTCCAAAAGGAAAAGTAATCTATTTATCTGAAAGTATCCTCGGAACTCTAAAGAAATCACCCTCACGCTGTGGAGCCAGATCTAATATTTGCTCTCTTACAGGTGTAGGAGTCACAGAATCTTCCCTTGAAATATTGACAACTTCAACAGCCCTAGTAGTCGGCTCAACATCAGTAGTGTCTATCTTCTCCAATTGAGCAATATATTCAAGAATCTTCTCCAGTTGCCCGGTATACCTATCAATACTTTTCTCAGGGAGATTAAGTCTTGCAAGGTTTGCAACTTTGCGAACATCTGCAGAAGTGATCCGAGTCATACTTGCTTCAAAAAAGTTTCCAAATCCTCGCTAAGCGCTGAGGCGGCTTTATCAAGGAATCTAGCCCCATGCTCAGGCTTAGCCAAATAAGGATCAGAACCCATGCGGCCATCAGGATATAACCGGCGAAAATCCTCAGGCCCATGAATAGGGCCTGCAGGGGCAGGCTCAGGCAAAGGTCTCATCTTGCCAATCAAACTAGGTTCCAAATGCAATGTGAGAGAAATTTCACTAGGTGTCGCATGTTGACCTTCCTTTGAACCATATAAAGATTTGGCTTCATAAAAGACAGGCGCAGCCATAAACCAATTCACAATCTTGCACCGCAAATTCTTTGATGAGGGCAAGCCACGGCCTAATGCAGTTCCATAAGCCTGTGCAAAAGAAGCCTTGGCGGTAGCAATATTTCCACCATGTCCATTAATGACAAAAATCCTTTCAAAACCATTTCGAGCTAATGACAAAATCAAATCATTAAGAACTGCCATCAGAGTTGAAGGTTGAAGACTCATAGTTCCAGGAAAGCCCAAATGATGTTCCGCCATGCCAAAGGCCTGCACAGGCGTAACTAACACTCCAGTTCGACGCCCAACTTCCAAGGCAACCCCTTCAGCAGTCAAAGCATCGGTACCAATTGCACCAGTGGGACCATGTTGTTCAGTTGAGCCTATGGGGAGAATCACAGCCTTACATTTACTTAGATAATCTTCTACTTCTGGCCAACTTTTAAGCGCCAATCGAATCATGCTGATCTTGTCAACTGGCCCTGGAACTTGGGATGACATTACTGGTCCTCTGAATCTAAACACTTATTCAATCTGGTGCCTTGCCTAATTGTTCTTTAGGGATGACTACCTATTCGAAGCAAAATAGGCTCTGCGAGGCACCTCTGAATATGACCAAGCGATTTTCTCACCATATAGACAAAAAAAACAATCAAATTCAAGCGTCTCCTATCACTACATATAAACTGATATTCAAAATAACTAATTCCAATATCGTTTTTCTACCAACCACACCCAAAATCTTGGCAAAGTCTTTTTTTTGCCGTCCAGCTGAAGTAGTGGCCCCAGAGCTGGTTGGATGCCTAATTTTTAAACGTCAACAAGATGACAAGGTACTTTGGGGAGTAATTGTCGAAACAGAAGCTTATTCACAAATTGAAGAAGGTTGTCATGGATATAAACGTCGATCCAAAAGCAACGAAAGTCTTTTTGGAGAACCAGGCATCCTTTACACCTATCTAACTTATGGTATTCATCATTGCGTCAATGTAGTAACTGGCCAAAAAGAATTGGCAAACGGAGTCCTTTTACGTTCTTTAGCCATACCAAATGAAGATGAGCGAATAGCCTCCGGACCTGGTCTTTTAGCTAAAAGATTGTCTCTAAATCTTTCTCATGACAGTTTGCCATTATCAATAGAAAATGGCATATGGATAACTTGCAAACCTTCAAACCTACTGAAAGCCCATCTTGTGTCGACAACCAGAATCGGTATCTCTAAAGCGAAGGATTTGAAATGGAGGTGGTATCTCCATTCTAGTAGAAGTGTTAGTAAACGCTCCCAAGGAGACCGACAGCCGTCAATAAGTCAAGCGTGGATCCCATCAACCAGTGACCTGCTATGAGCAATTGGAATCATCGACATATTCTTGATCTGGCCGCATTCTCTATTGCTGACTTCGATTCAGTAATAGAGCTTGCACACCGCTTTCGTTCCATCCCAAAAACAGGAGCCCGAAGGCTCCCAGCATTACAAGGACGTTTAGTTGCAACATTGTTTTTTGAGCCAAGTACCCGTACTAGAAGCAGCTTTGAATTAGCAGCAAAAAGTCTCTCTGCAGACGTCCAAAGTTTTACCCCTGCCACCAGTTCACTCAGCAAAGGAGAAACACCTGTTGATACAGCACTTACCTATGTAGCAATGGGGGCTGATGTACTAGTGATTCGCCACAACTCAAGCAGCATTCCTCAAAGAATAGCCAATGCCTTAGATCAAACAAATTCAAACACCAGAGTTCTAAATGGAGGAGATGGTCTTCACAGTCATCCAAGCCAGGGACTCTTAGACCTTTACACCTTGGCAAGTCACTTCAACCCTCAAAAACCTTCTTCAAAGGAATTAAATGGCAAAAAAATAGTAATTGTCGGAGATATCTTGCACTCTCGAGTAGCCAGGTCAAATATTTGGAGCCTGACCGCATGTGGTGCTGATGTGATTTTATGCGGACCTCCAAGCCTGCTTCCTGACACCTTCAAAGCCTTTGTAGACGAACCTCCACCAGGACAAAAAAAAGACCCGGTTAAAAAAAGAGGTGATATCAAAATACTCTATTCACTTGAGGAGGCCTTGCCTGAAGCTGATGCGGTCATGGCACTCAGGTTGCAAAAAGAGCGGATGAGTCAAAACCTACTCACTGACCTTGATCAATATCACCTTGACTATGGCTTAACTCATCATCAACTTAAATTATGTGGGAGACATGTCCCAGTGCTTCACCCTGGGCCTGTAAACCGTGGAATAGAATTAAGTGGAGATCTACTAGACGATAAATCTATTTGTCTTGTAGACAAGCAAGTTCAAAATGGAATCCCAATCAGAATGGCACTCTTATATTTAATGACCAAAATGAAATCAGCGTTGGACTAGATAAAAGACTTTAGAAGCTATTTTTCAAAATCCCTACCGTGATTTGAAAACCAATACCCTTTACAAAAGCTTAAAGCCTTCCATTAGCAAGCCGTAAAGAAGACCTATTCTTCCATTATCTAAAAGTTGACGAGTAAATGCAGGGGGGCCAGATAGAGGCCATTGTCTTCTAAACCGGACCATTATCTCCAGAAACAAAACGGTTATAAAAGCACCCACAGGATCCATCAAAGCCAGTGCACCATTAATCATTCCCACAGAGCTGCCTAAAAAAAATCCAACGAGTAGAAGTATCAACAACAAAGAACTTCTTCGCCATGGATTATCTGCCCAACTTTCTAAGCGTTTGACACTTAGAGCGACATTTCTGTGAAGACGAGTGTTCTGCACCTTGCTTGCGATCAATAAAAGCTTTTTGGACAGGGGTTTATTGCAATGAGAAGAACCACAAAAACCACTGTGCAATATCTTTTTACACCATAAGCATAATATTTCCAGAGTGGAATCTAAAGAAGTATTTTCTCTATATTAAAGACTTAGGAAATCTAAATTTAGCGAAGGAAGTAACACACAGAGATGAAATTTATTCCAGAGTGAATAATCTCTGGTTAATTAGCCTCTGCTTTTAACTTCCTCACAGACTTACCCTCAAGCAACTCTAGAAGAGCTTCCATCTGCGCCATAACTCCACGTATTTCGCCAGCCTCGGGCAGCAAACCATCCTCTAAAACCCCTTGATGCATCTCACGCAGTTCTTGCCGGACATAGCGCAAGTGACTAACCACCTGCTCACGTTTCGATTGAGACATTGAACTCTTTATTTTCTTGGTAACCCCTTTTAACTCATATGACTATGAAATGTGGGGTTTGCGACAGCCTGAAAGACTTCCTGCAAGGGCAATGAAGCCAAAGGTTATTAACGCTGAAGGACGTGCCAAGACCGAAAGAGTTGCCAAAAAAGCAAGTCCAAGAAGGAAAAAATGGCGATTGGCGCTTCGAATCCTGATCAACTGAACCACCCGCTTACCTCATCAAAAAAGAAATTTGATCTAACTAACAAGTGCTAGGAAATTTAATGTTGACACATAATCCTTTGCTATTCAGGAAAACTCATAGAGATCTGCTCTACAAAAATCTTTTGAGCCATCTTTGCTTAACGAATTTGATGGAGAATAGGGGATTCGAACCCCTGACCTCTGCGGTGCGATCACAGCGCTCTACCAACTGAGCTAATTCCCCATTAACAAAAGCTAGCGTCCAGGCAAAATAACTAGTGATGGCAAATTCAGTACTAAAAATGGATAGCCTCGAAATTATGGGAACTAATACTGGGTCTGCAATCACACAAAAGCGTCTTGAAGAATTTGATGAACAATCAATAGCCGTGCTAGCCAAGAGGCTTGAAGAGGATGACTATCCAACACCTTTTGCAGGACTAGGCGATTGGCATCTAATCCGAGCTTTGGCTATACATCGCCCAGAGCTGACAAGGCCTTATCTTCACCTAATCGATCAGGAACCCTTTGATGAAGACTAAGCAACTGAGTCTTCTAGAAGGACGTCGTCTATTAGTCGCGGTAACAGGAAGTATTGCGGCTGTAAAGACACCACTCTTGGTAAGCTCACTCGCGAAGCAAGGTGCTGATGTTCGCTGCTTGGTTACCCCAAGTGCTTCAAAGCTAGTAAGCCCTATTTCTCTTGCATCATTAAGCCGAAATAGATGTTATCAAGATGATGATCAATGGAGCCCTTTAGCGAGTAGGCCTTTACACATAGAGTTGGCAGAATGGGCTGAATTAATTGTCATAGCCCCCCTTAGTTCAACCACCCTGGGGAAATGGGTTCATGGAATTGGTGAAGGCCTTCTCTCAAGTCTGCTACTTGCATCTGAAAAGCCAATAGTTGCTGCTGCAGCCATGAATACGGCAATGTGGAGCAACCCTGCAGTAAGGAGAAACTGGGAAAAAATTCAACAATATCCAAAAGTTCTATGTATATCTCCTGAACCAGGGATGTTGGCATGTGATCGTTTAGGTGATGGTCGGATGGCCGACCCAGAATTAATAGAATTAGCAATTGAAAGTGGGCTAAGCCAAACAAATAAAAATGGAGTGCTATTAAAAGACTTTAATAAGCACCAGATCCTTGTTACAGCTGGGCCAACCCATGAAGAAATTGACGCGGCAAGAATAATCACAAATCGCAGCACTGGAGCAATGGGGGTTTTACTTGCCCAAGCAGCAAGATTAAGAGGAGCGAAAGTTGATTTAATTCATGGACCACTTCAACTCCCTTCAAAAAGTTGGTTAGAAGGGATAAATAGCTATCAAGTTCGTACAGCATCTGAAATGCAAGCCCTCATAAAAGAATTACAAGCCAACGCAAATTCAGTCGCAATGGCGGCAGCAGTTGGAGATATAAGGCTCAAAAACCACTCGAATTCTCAAAAACTCTCGAAACAAAAAATTCTTGCTGTATTACCTCCAAACCTTGAAGAAGTCCCAGACTTACTTCAAGAGCTAGTTAACAGAAAACCACCTGGACAGATTGTGCTGGGATTTACGGCTCTCACCGGCACTGAGAGTGAAATCCAAAAGGCAGCTGAAGCGAAATTAAGACAAAAAGGTTGCGATCTTCTATTTGCGAATCCCATTGACCGCCCAGGTTATGGCTTCGAATCCAACACCAACGGTGGTTGGCTAATCACAAGCAACAAAAAAGCTGTTGAATTGCCAAAAACCTCAAAACTTGCTCTAGCCAATGAGTTGCTTAATGAAATCCTTGCTTTAAAGGCCGAAATACAGTCAAAACATCCGGATTCTTCCTCAGCTGTCGGTACCCAATAAGCACTTTCTGCTGATCAGAGTTCAACTCAAAAGGCTCAAAAGGGGCAATTTGGACCCGTTACCCTCTCAAATAGTCAAAATAAATGTCTATAAGTGAAACTGCCTTTTCACGCTAAATCCGCCAAAAATTCGACAGCGACCCTCATCCGACCCTGATCAAGCAAGGTCCAAAGCCCTTATTAGTAAAGGGTTTTAAGCGAAAACACACCTTGCCTAATTAGGGCTTTTGTCGCCCTCAAAATAAGCGACGGGTTGTTGAGAGCTGCAAAAAGCTCGTGAGATGACCTATTTAGCCCCTGTAGGATCCCAGTTGCCCTGTTGGGCGGTAATAACCGCAGTTATCTGGCCTTTCGGCTTCCTCCCATGCTATTTCGTCCTTTTCTGGCCCTGGTGCTGGCTTTCTGTCTGACATTTTTAGCTGCTCCAAGCAGTGTCTCCGCTGAGTTCGTTCTAGGCAACGAAAGGGGGAACGCCACATATGGCGACATAGTTAATACTGGCAAAGCTAACGATTGCCCAACCATTGCAAATGGCTCCAATGGATCCATAGGCATTGGTTCAGGTGACACCCTCAACGACATCTGCCTTCAACCCACTGAAATCTTTGTCAAAGTTGAAGGTAATAGACGTCAGAAAGCTGGCTTCGTCCCCACCAAGATCATTAGCCCAATCCACAACACAACCGTTGAGCAAGTCTACGGAGACATTTCTGGTAGTGGAACGTTTACTGAGAAAGGTGGAATTGATTTTCAGTTGATCACCGTTCTCACACCAGGTGGCACTGAAGTTCCTTTGGTCTTCTCTGCAAAAGAACTTGAGGCAACCTCAAATTCTTCTTCAATCACTCCTGGCACTGAATTCAAAGGCACCACTCGTACTCCTAGCTATAGGACCAGTAACTTCCTTGATCCAAAAAGTCGTGCTCTAACAACTGGAGTTGACTATGCACAAGGACTTGTAGCTTTAGGTGGTGATGATGAGGAACTTACTGCCGAGAACACCAAGCGTTATCTCGAAGGTAAAGGCGACATCACTTTGAACATTGACAGTGTTGATTCTGATACCGATGAGTTCACAGGAACCTTCGTTGCTTATCAGACTGGAGACACTGACATGGGTGGCAAGACAGCCCAAGACGTCAAAATCACTGGTGTTGTCTATGGTCGCAAAGGTTGATCAGTAAAAACTTGACTTAAGTCACTTTGAACTTGAATCAAACCAGCATCCAATAAAGAAGGGGCCCTGTTTGGGCCCCTTCTTTATTGGATGCTGGTTACAAGCCCTTTCCCAAAACGCTATAACCATCAATCTGAGAGAATCCCCAAGGTATTCCCAAGAATTTCAAAGATCATCATGCAATCTGCTTCAGGCCAATCCGATGGGGTTATTACCCCATGCGGTGGAAAGCTTGTAGATCTAATGCTACCGGCCAATCAACATGAAGACGCAAAAGCTTCTGCCACTAAGAAGTTGGAATGTTCTGATCGCAATGCATGTGATATAGAGCTTCTAATCGTTGGGGGGTTCTCACCTGAACGTGGATTTATGCACCAGGAAGATTATGAAGCTGTAGTAGAAGGCTATAGAACCACATCTGGCCATTTATTTGGCCTCCCAATTGTTCTAGATACAGATCGAGAGGATATATCCATCGGAGATCAAGTACTACTTACTTACAAAGGACAAGATTTAGCCATTATTCAAATAGAAGACAAATGGGAACCAGACAAAGTAATCGAAGCCAAAGGTTGTTATGGAACAACATCACTAGAACATCCAGCTGTTCGAATGATTGCATTAGAGAGAAAACGCTTCTATTTAGGTGGGGGATTACAAGGTCTTGCCTTACCCAAAAGAGTATTTCCCTGCAAGACCCCCGCTCAATTAAGAACTGAACTTCCCCCGGGAGAGGATGTAGTTGCTTTTCAATGTCGCAATCCAATTCACCGAGCTCACTATGAACTTTTTACGCGCGCCTTACATGCGCAGAATGTAAGCAAAAATGCCGTTGTACTAGTCCATCCAACTTGTGGGCCAACCCAACATGACGATATTCCTGGTGAAACGAGATTTCAAACGTATGAGCGCCTAGCTGAAGAAGTAAAAGATAAAAGAATTAGATGGGCATATCTTCCATATGCAATGCATATGGCTGGACCACGGGAAGCCCTTCAACACATGATCATCAGACGAAACTACGGGTGTACCCACTTCATTATTGGCCGAGACATGGCCGGCTGTAAGTCATCCCTAAATGGCGAAGACTTTTACGGGCCCTACGAAGCTCAAAACTTTGCCCGGGAATGTGCTCCAGAACTAGCTATGGAAACTGTCCCCTCACTCAATCTTGTATATACGGAAGAAGAGGGTTACGTAACTGCCGAACATGCTGAGACAAGGGGCCTTCATGTGAAGAAACTCAGCGGGACGCAATTCCGAAAAATGCTCAGAAGTGGGGAGGAAATACCTGAGTGGTTCGCCTTTAAAAGCGTTGTTGAAGTGTTGCGATCCTCATGAGCACTAGTCTGCCTATTAACATTCCTTCACTACAGGCTAAAGGACATTGAACAAACGCTTGCGCAATGTAGGGCTATACGTGCTCCTAGTCGGAGTAGTGATCATTGTTGGTACAGCTTTTTTCGACAAGCCAACTACTGAGCAAACCTCAAGAACCATTCGGTACAGCGATTTTATTGAGGCTGTTCAAGAGAACCAAGTGAGTCGTGTTCTGATTTCACCTGATCAAGGCAGTGCTCAAGTTGTTGAGAGCGATGGAAGGCGTTCAGAAGTCAATCTCGCGCCTGACAAAGATCTCTTAAAACTGCTTACAGATAACAATGTTGATATTGCAGTTCAACCAACTAGGCAGGCAAACCCCTGGCAGCAGGCTGCTGGCAGCCTCATTTTCCCTCTACTTTTATTAGGTGGGCTGTTCTTTCTATTTCGTCGAGCCCAAGGAGGTGGAGGCGGCAACCCCGCTATGAACTTTGGGAAAAGTAAAGCTCGCCTTCAAATGGAACCTTCTACACAGGTGACTTTTGGTGATGTAGCAGGAATCGAAGGGGCAAAACTTGAACTTACTGAAGTTGTTGACTTCCTAAAAAATCCTGACCGTTTTACTGCAGTAGGAGCAAAAATCCCTAAAGGGGTCCTGCTAGTTGGGCCTCCAGGAACCGGCAAAACTCTTCTAGCAAAGGCCGTGGCTGGAGAAGCTGCTGTTCCTTTCTTCTCAATCTCTGGCTCAGAATTCGTAGAAATGTTCGTTGGAGTTGGGGCTAGTCGAGTACGAGACTTATTTGAACAAGCAAAGAAAAATTCTCCTTGCATTGTATTTATTGATGAAATAGATGCCGTAGGGCGCCAGAGGGGGGCAGGACTAGGTGGCGGGAATGATGAAAGAGAGCAAACGCTTAATCAACTCCTTACTGAAATGGATGGTTTTGAAGGAAATACAGGAATCATCATTGTTGCGGCAACCAATAGGCCAGACGTACTAGACGCAGCGTTGATGCGACCTGGTAGGTTCGATCGCCAAGTAGTAGTTGATAGACCTGACTACAAAGGAAGGTTGCAAATACTCAAGGTTCATGCACGAGACAAAACCCTTTCTAAGAATGTTGACCTGGATAAGGTGGCACGCAGAACACCAGGTTTCACAGGTGCTGATCTAGCAAATTTGCTTAATGAAGCAGCAATCCTTGCTGCTCGTAATGAGCTCACTGAGGTAAGTAATGACGAAGTAAACGACGCCATAGAACGTGTTATGGCTGGTCCAGAGAAAAAAGATCGTGTAATGAGTGATCGAAGAAAGCGTTTAGTTGCCTATCACGAAGCGGGGCATGCACTTGTTGGAGCCCTTATGCCTGAATACGACCCTGTCCAAAAGATCTCCATCATTCCCAGGGGACAAGCCGGAGGGCTAACTTTCTTTACCCCAAGCGAAGAACGCATGGAATCAGGACTTTATTCAAGAGCCTATCTGCAAAATCAAATGGCAGTAGCTTTAGGAGGTCGG harbors:
- the crtR gene encoding beta-carotene hydroxylase, translated to MTQELASTQIKKAHNTSKSFADWQKILKQYKDPPNAWNPTVGLFFGGYCLAALTIWEWYQGNWPLPVLVGLAFLSLHMEGTVIHDACHNAAHPNRWINQAMGHGSAILLGFSFPVFTRVHLQHHSHVNDAKNDPDHIVSTFGPVWLIAPRFFYHEYFFFERKLWHKYELLQWGLERGLFISIVVAGIKYDFMNVIYNLWFGPALMVGVTLGIFFDYLPHRPFISRNKWKNARVYPSRVMNLLIMGQNYHLVHHLWPSIPWFEYKPAYEATKPLLDAKGSPQRMGIFETKSDGFNFLYDVLLGVRSHKKRRSKMRPIAKLLPTSRLRRSWISLLHKTAVIPFQKEK
- the gatC gene encoding Asp-tRNA(Asn)/Glu-tRNA(Gln) amidotransferase subunit GatC; translation: MTRITSADVRKVANLARLNLPEKSIDRYTGQLEKILEYIAQLEKIDTTDVEPTTRAVEVVNISREDSVTPTPVREQILDLAPQREGDFFRVPRILSDK
- a CDS encoding creatininase family protein — translated: MSSQVPGPVDKISMIRLALKSWPEVEDYLSKCKAVILPIGSTEQHGPTGAIGTDALTAEGVALEVGRRTGVLVTPVQAFGMAEHHLGFPGTMSLQPSTLMAVLNDLILSLARNGFERIFVINGHGGNIATAKASFAQAYGTALGRGLPSSKNLRCKIVNWFMAAPVFYEAKSLYGSKEGQHATPSEISLTLHLEPSLIGKMRPLPEPAPAGPIHGPEDFRRLYPDGRMGSDPYLAKPEHGARFLDKAASALSEDLETFLKQV
- a CDS encoding DNA-3-methyladenine glycosylase, with translation MAPELVGCLIFKRQQDDKVLWGVIVETEAYSQIEEGCHGYKRRSKSNESLFGEPGILYTYLTYGIHHCVNVVTGQKELANGVLLRSLAIPNEDERIASGPGLLAKRLSLNLSHDSLPLSIENGIWITCKPSNLLKAHLVSTTRIGISKAKDLKWRWYLHSSRSVSKRSQGDRQPSISQAWIPSTSDLL
- a CDS encoding aspartate carbamoyltransferase catalytic subunit gives rise to the protein MSNWNHRHILDLAAFSIADFDSVIELAHRFRSIPKTGARRLPALQGRLVATLFFEPSTRTRSSFELAAKSLSADVQSFTPATSSLSKGETPVDTALTYVAMGADVLVIRHNSSSIPQRIANALDQTNSNTRVLNGGDGLHSHPSQGLLDLYTLASHFNPQKPSSKELNGKKIVIVGDILHSRVARSNIWSLTACGADVILCGPPSLLPDTFKAFVDEPPPGQKKDPVKKRGDIKILYSLEEALPEADAVMALRLQKERMSQNLLTDLDQYHLDYGLTHHQLKLCGRHVPVLHPGPVNRGIELSGDLLDDKSICLVDKQVQNGIPIRMALLYLMTKMKSALD
- a CDS encoding DUF565 domain-containing protein; translated protein: MQNTRLHRNVALSVKRLESWADNPWRRSSLLLILLLVGFFLGSSVGMINGALALMDPVGAFITVLFLEIMVRFRRQWPLSGPPAFTRQLLDNGRIGLLYGLLMEGFKLL
- a CDS encoding DUF2555 domain-containing protein, translated to MGTNTGSAITQKRLEEFDEQSIAVLAKRLEEDDYPTPFAGLGDWHLIRALAIHRPELTRPYLHLIDQEPFDED
- the coaBC gene encoding bifunctional phosphopantothenoylcysteine decarboxylase/phosphopantothenate--cysteine ligase CoaBC; its protein translation is MKTKQLSLLEGRRLLVAVTGSIAAVKTPLLVSSLAKQGADVRCLVTPSASKLVSPISLASLSRNRCYQDDDQWSPLASRPLHIELAEWAELIVIAPLSSTTLGKWVHGIGEGLLSSLLLASEKPIVAAAAMNTAMWSNPAVRRNWEKIQQYPKVLCISPEPGMLACDRLGDGRMADPELIELAIESGLSQTNKNGVLLKDFNKHQILVTAGPTHEEIDAARIITNRSTGAMGVLLAQAARLRGAKVDLIHGPLQLPSKSWLEGINSYQVRTASEMQALIKELQANANSVAMAAAVGDIRLKNHSNSQKLSKQKILAVLPPNLEEVPDLLQELVNRKPPGQIVLGFTALTGTESEIQKAAEAKLRQKGCDLLFANPIDRPGYGFESNTNGGWLITSNKKAVELPKTSKLALANELLNEILALKAEIQSKHPDSSSAVGTQ
- a CDS encoding photosystem II manganese-stabilizing polypeptide, translated to MLFRPFLALVLAFCLTFLAAPSSVSAEFVLGNERGNATYGDIVNTGKANDCPTIANGSNGSIGIGSGDTLNDICLQPTEIFVKVEGNRRQKAGFVPTKIISPIHNTTVEQVYGDISGSGTFTEKGGIDFQLITVLTPGGTEVPLVFSAKELEATSNSSSITPGTEFKGTTRTPSYRTSNFLDPKSRALTTGVDYAQGLVALGGDDEELTAENTKRYLEGKGDITLNIDSVDSDTDEFTGTFVAYQTGDTDMGGKTAQDVKITGVVYGRKG